One region of Thermoanaerobacterales bacterium genomic DNA includes:
- the hisS gene encoding histidine--tRNA ligase, translated as MLTSRPRGTNDILPGDVERWQYIEALAHELCRNWCYGELRTPVFEHTELFLRGVGDATDIVEKEMYTFQDKGGRSLTLRPEGTAPAARAYLENRLQAGPQPVKLYYIGPMFRHDRPQAGRFRQFHQFGAEIFGAAAPAADAEIITLAMEFYRSLDITGLELHLNSVGCPMCRQVLRERLRRYFEARMDGLCPHCRGRLERNPLRLLDCKEAGCREAGAGAPTPLDCLCDECRAHFAEVRRTLDIVGVSYVIDPRLVRGLDYYTRTAFEILAAGVGAQSAVGGGGRYDGLVRTVGGPGVPGVGVALGLERTLLLLAQQHPEVGGRRPPDAFLATAGNTWETATALLVTLRRSGVACDHDYTGRSLKAQMKHAGRLGARFVVIVGEDEAARGAATVRDMESGRQEEVALNGLAPYLRQRLAEKRPDFPGDPKMEVW; from the coding sequence ATGTTAACGTCGAGACCCAGGGGCACGAATGACATCCTCCCGGGCGACGTGGAGCGCTGGCAGTACATCGAGGCGCTGGCCCACGAGCTGTGCCGGAACTGGTGCTACGGAGAACTGCGCACCCCCGTCTTTGAGCATACGGAACTGTTCCTGCGCGGCGTGGGTGACGCTACGGACATCGTGGAGAAGGAAATGTACACCTTCCAGGACAAGGGCGGGCGGAGCCTGACCCTACGGCCCGAGGGGACGGCCCCGGCGGCCAGGGCTTACCTGGAAAACCGCCTGCAGGCCGGGCCCCAGCCCGTAAAGCTTTATTACATCGGCCCCATGTTCCGGCACGACCGGCCGCAGGCCGGGCGGTTCAGGCAGTTCCACCAGTTCGGGGCCGAGATCTTCGGGGCCGCGGCCCCGGCGGCTGATGCGGAAATCATCACCCTGGCCATGGAATTCTACCGTTCCCTGGACATCACCGGCCTGGAACTGCACCTGAACAGTGTCGGCTGCCCCATGTGCCGGCAGGTGCTCCGGGAACGCCTGCGGCGGTATTTCGAGGCGCGCATGGACGGGCTCTGCCCGCACTGCCGCGGCCGGTTGGAGCGCAACCCGTTAAGGCTTTTGGACTGCAAGGAGGCCGGGTGCCGGGAGGCGGGAGCGGGAGCCCCTACCCCGCTGGACTGCCTCTGCGATGAATGCCGCGCCCACTTCGCCGAAGTGCGCCGCACCCTCGATATTGTCGGGGTCAGCTACGTTATCGACCCCCGGTTGGTGCGGGGCCTCGACTATTATACTAGAACGGCTTTTGAGATACTGGCCGCCGGGGTCGGTGCCCAGAGCGCGGTCGGCGGGGGCGGACGCTACGACGGCCTGGTCCGGACCGTTGGCGGACCGGGGGTGCCCGGGGTGGGGGTGGCCCTGGGATTGGAGCGGACACTGCTCCTCCTGGCGCAGCAGCACCCCGAGGTCGGCGGGCGCCGGCCGCCGGACGCCTTCCTGGCTACGGCCGGCAATACGTGGGAAACGGCGACCGCTCTCCTGGTAACCCTGAGGCGCAGCGGTGTGGCGTGCGACCACGACTACACCGGGCGCAGCCTGAAGGCACAGATGAAGCATGCCGGAAGGCTCGGCGCACGCTTTGTCGTCATCGTCGGCGAGGACGAGGCCGCCCGCGGGGCGGCGACCGTACGCGACATGGAGAGCGGGCGGCAGGAAGAGGTCGCCCTTAACGGCTTGGCGCCCTATCTGCGGCAGCGATTGGCCGAGAAGAGACCCGATTTTCCGGGTGATCCGAAAATGGAGGTCTGGTAG